One genomic window of Choloepus didactylus isolate mChoDid1 chromosome 27, mChoDid1.pri, whole genome shotgun sequence includes the following:
- the VSTM2B gene encoding V-set and transmembrane domain-containing protein 2B isoform X2, whose amino-acid sequence MEQRNRLGALGYLPLLLLLLVADATFTEVPKDVTVREGDDIEMPCAFRASGATSYSLEIQWWYLKEPPRELLHELALSVPGARSKVTNKDATKISTVRVQGNDISHRLRLSAVRRQDEGVYECRVSDYSDDDTQEHKAQALLRVLSRFAPPNMQAAEAVSHIQSSGPRRHGPASAANTNAAGATDAAARAATSEPGRGDESPPPGAPPSSPEPEVPEAAAATTIAAAAAASSASPPPGQVVLLRQGHRSGRRVRNSPRPRPGLRLQMDTQRPREA is encoded by the exons CTACATTCACCGAAGTCCCCAAAGATGTGACAGTGCGGGAGGGAGACGACATCGAAATGCCCTGCGCGTTCCGAGCCAGCGGAGCCACCTCGTATTCGCTGGAGATTCAGTGGTGGTACCTCAAGGAGCCGCCCCGGGAGCTGCTGCATGAGCTGGCGCTCAGCGTGCCGGGCGCCCGGAGCAAG GTAACAAATAAGGATGCCACTAAAATCAGC ACCGTCCGCGTGCAGGGCAATGACATCTCGCACCGGCTGCGGCTGTCGGCCGTGCGGCGGCAGGACGAGGGCGTATACGAGTGCCGCGTGTCGGACTACAGCGACGACGACACCCAGGAGCACAAGGCCCAGGCGCTGCTGCGCGTGCTCTCGCGCTTCGCGCCGCCCAACATGCAAGCCGCCGAGGCCGTGTCCCACATCCAGAGCAGCGGCCCGCGCCGCCACGGCCCGGCCAGCGCCGCCAACACCAACGCCGCGGGAGCCACCGACGCCGCGGCCCGTGCCGCCACCTCCGAGCCGGGACGCGGCGACGAGAGCCCGCCTCCCGGGGCACCGCCTTCCTCCCCGGAGCCCGAAGTCCCCGAAGCCGCCGCCGCCACGACCATCGCAGCCGCTGCTGCCGCTTCATCAGCGTCGCCGCCCCCCGGCCAGGTGGTGCTTCTGCGCCAGGGGCACCGCTCGG GCAGGCGTGTCCGGAACTCACCCAGACCTCGGCCAGGACTTCGTCTCCAGATGGACACACAGAGACCGAGAGAAGCATGA
- the VSTM2B gene encoding V-set and transmembrane domain-containing protein 2B isoform X1, which translates to MEQRNRLGALGYLPLLLLLLVADATFTEVPKDVTVREGDDIEMPCAFRASGATSYSLEIQWWYLKEPPRELLHELALSVPGARSKVTNKDATKISTVRVQGNDISHRLRLSAVRRQDEGVYECRVSDYSDDDTQEHKAQALLRVLSRFAPPNMQAAEAVSHIQSSGPRRHGPASAANTNAAGATDAAARAATSEPGRGDESPPPGAPPSSPEPEVPEAAAATTIAAAAAASSASPPPGQVVLLRQGHRSGTCPSYAADPLLSLLLLALHKLLRLLVGH; encoded by the exons CTACATTCACCGAAGTCCCCAAAGATGTGACAGTGCGGGAGGGAGACGACATCGAAATGCCCTGCGCGTTCCGAGCCAGCGGAGCCACCTCGTATTCGCTGGAGATTCAGTGGTGGTACCTCAAGGAGCCGCCCCGGGAGCTGCTGCATGAGCTGGCGCTCAGCGTGCCGGGCGCCCGGAGCAAG GTAACAAATAAGGATGCCACTAAAATCAGC ACCGTCCGCGTGCAGGGCAATGACATCTCGCACCGGCTGCGGCTGTCGGCCGTGCGGCGGCAGGACGAGGGCGTATACGAGTGCCGCGTGTCGGACTACAGCGACGACGACACCCAGGAGCACAAGGCCCAGGCGCTGCTGCGCGTGCTCTCGCGCTTCGCGCCGCCCAACATGCAAGCCGCCGAGGCCGTGTCCCACATCCAGAGCAGCGGCCCGCGCCGCCACGGCCCGGCCAGCGCCGCCAACACCAACGCCGCGGGAGCCACCGACGCCGCGGCCCGTGCCGCCACCTCCGAGCCGGGACGCGGCGACGAGAGCCCGCCTCCCGGGGCACCGCCTTCCTCCCCGGAGCCCGAAGTCCCCGAAGCCGCCGCCGCCACGACCATCGCAGCCGCTGCTGCCGCTTCATCAGCGTCGCCGCCCCCCGGCCAGGTGGTGCTTCTGCGCCAGGGGCACCGCTCGG GCACCTGTCCTAGCTATGCCGCAGACCCGCTCCTGTCCCTGCTCCTGTTAGCTCTGCATAAGCTCCTGCGCTTGCTGGTGGGGCACTGA
- the VSTM2B gene encoding V-set and transmembrane domain-containing protein 2B isoform X3 has translation MEQRNRLGALGYLPLLLLLLVADATFTEVPKDVTVREGDDIEMPCAFRASGATSYSLEIQWWYLKEPPRELLHELALSVPGARSKTVRVQGNDISHRLRLSAVRRQDEGVYECRVSDYSDDDTQEHKAQALLRVLSRFAPPNMQAAEAVSHIQSSGPRRHGPASAANTNAAGATDAAARAATSEPGRGDESPPPGAPPSSPEPEVPEAAAATTIAAAAAASSASPPPGQVVLLRQGHRSGTCPSYAADPLLSLLLLALHKLLRLLVGH, from the exons CTACATTCACCGAAGTCCCCAAAGATGTGACAGTGCGGGAGGGAGACGACATCGAAATGCCCTGCGCGTTCCGAGCCAGCGGAGCCACCTCGTATTCGCTGGAGATTCAGTGGTGGTACCTCAAGGAGCCGCCCCGGGAGCTGCTGCATGAGCTGGCGCTCAGCGTGCCGGGCGCCCGGAGCAAG ACCGTCCGCGTGCAGGGCAATGACATCTCGCACCGGCTGCGGCTGTCGGCCGTGCGGCGGCAGGACGAGGGCGTATACGAGTGCCGCGTGTCGGACTACAGCGACGACGACACCCAGGAGCACAAGGCCCAGGCGCTGCTGCGCGTGCTCTCGCGCTTCGCGCCGCCCAACATGCAAGCCGCCGAGGCCGTGTCCCACATCCAGAGCAGCGGCCCGCGCCGCCACGGCCCGGCCAGCGCCGCCAACACCAACGCCGCGGGAGCCACCGACGCCGCGGCCCGTGCCGCCACCTCCGAGCCGGGACGCGGCGACGAGAGCCCGCCTCCCGGGGCACCGCCTTCCTCCCCGGAGCCCGAAGTCCCCGAAGCCGCCGCCGCCACGACCATCGCAGCCGCTGCTGCCGCTTCATCAGCGTCGCCGCCCCCCGGCCAGGTGGTGCTTCTGCGCCAGGGGCACCGCTCGG GCACCTGTCCTAGCTATGCCGCAGACCCGCTCCTGTCCCTGCTCCTGTTAGCTCTGCATAAGCTCCTGCGCTTGCTGGTGGGGCACTGA